In one Flammeovirga yaeyamensis genomic region, the following are encoded:
- the gshAB gene encoding bifunctional glutamate--cysteine ligase GshA/glutathione synthetase GshB → MHTIQQILKDNRNVRIFEGNFGLEKENVRITKDGKMATTSHPSIFGNKLNHPYITTDFSESQVEMITPPLPSIKEALGFLETIHDVVTENLGDELLWPQSTPPELPENDDDIKVADFGEEGKENEEYRNFLASKYGKKKQLLSGIHYNFSLEEKNIEFLYQQYEGNISYDDFREELYLKLTRNFLRYRWYLIALLGNSPALHNTYLKCCIDKLPKATRDSHHFDHAISMRSSVCGYKNIEDLVLDYSSLKNYESSIDNAIKQGVLNSNKENYTPIRLKEVDGKLKYVEVRLLDLDPQEKIGISEETAKIVHLFLLFCLFKESKEITSEEQKIATENQEIVASEGLSDHAKIIVDGKETLLSESIQTLTAELLDMFITFAPDDYKSAFKTLMDLSENKKVRPSCETLKAIQGKEYIDWHLEKAIEYSGASKGTQFKFHGLEDMELSTQLVLREAILRGIKFDIMDRTENFIKLEKNGKVEHVMQATRTSLDNYVSVLMMENKVMTKKVIENVGIRTPKGDQYTSVDKAKSDFVFYQGQSIVIKPKSTNFGLGISILKDNQDKKLFDRAVEIAFEHDNSILIEEFVTGKEYRIFIINDEVVGILHRVPANVKGDGKSTVRELVIEKNKDPLRGKGYKTPLEKIALGEAEEMFLKTQGYDFDYIPSKDQIVYLRENSNISTGGDSIDYTDDIPDSYKHIAVEAAKALDVKITGLDMMIDDIHEEASEDNYAIIEMNFNPAIHIHCYPYKGKNRRLNAKVLEALGY, encoded by the coding sequence ATGCATACAATACAACAAATATTAAAAGACAATAGAAACGTTCGCATCTTTGAAGGAAACTTCGGTTTAGAAAAAGAAAACGTTCGTATCACAAAAGATGGTAAAATGGCAACGACTTCCCATCCATCGATTTTTGGTAATAAATTAAATCATCCTTATATCACTACTGATTTTTCTGAAAGTCAGGTGGAGATGATTACACCGCCTTTACCATCTATTAAAGAAGCTTTAGGTTTCTTGGAAACGATTCATGATGTAGTGACAGAAAACCTCGGAGATGAGTTATTATGGCCTCAAAGTACTCCTCCGGAATTACCAGAAAATGATGACGATATCAAAGTAGCTGATTTTGGAGAAGAAGGTAAAGAAAATGAGGAATACCGTAATTTCTTGGCTTCAAAATATGGGAAGAAGAAACAGTTATTATCAGGAATTCATTACAATTTTTCATTAGAGGAAAAGAATATTGAATTCTTGTATCAACAATATGAAGGCAATATTTCTTATGATGATTTTAGAGAAGAGTTATATTTAAAATTAACTCGAAACTTTCTCCGTTACCGTTGGTATTTAATTGCATTGCTAGGAAATAGTCCAGCACTTCATAATACTTATTTGAAATGTTGCATCGATAAATTACCAAAAGCAACAAGAGATAGTCATCATTTTGATCATGCAATTTCGATGCGTTCTTCTGTTTGTGGATATAAAAACATCGAAGATTTAGTATTGGACTATAGTTCATTAAAGAACTATGAGTCAAGTATTGATAATGCCATAAAACAAGGCGTATTAAATAGTAATAAAGAGAATTATACACCAATTCGTCTCAAAGAAGTCGATGGTAAACTAAAATATGTTGAAGTAAGATTATTGGATTTAGATCCTCAAGAGAAAATTGGTATTTCTGAGGAAACAGCCAAGATAGTTCACCTCTTTTTATTGTTTTGTCTATTTAAAGAGTCTAAAGAGATTACCTCAGAAGAACAAAAAATTGCGACTGAAAATCAAGAAATCGTAGCAAGTGAGGGACTTTCTGATCATGCTAAAATTATTGTTGATGGAAAAGAGACACTTTTAAGTGAATCCATTCAAACCTTAACAGCTGAGCTATTAGATATGTTCATCACTTTTGCTCCTGATGATTATAAGTCAGCTTTTAAAACTTTGATGGATCTAAGTGAAAATAAAAAGGTTCGTCCCTCATGCGAAACATTAAAGGCAATTCAAGGTAAAGAATATATCGATTGGCATCTTGAAAAAGCTATTGAATATTCAGGTGCATCAAAAGGAACTCAATTTAAGTTTCATGGCTTAGAAGATATGGAATTATCCACTCAATTAGTGCTTCGTGAAGCTATTTTGAGAGGGATCAAATTTGATATTATGGATCGTACAGAAAACTTTATCAAATTAGAAAAAAATGGTAAAGTGGAACATGTCATGCAGGCCACAAGAACATCATTAGATAATTATGTTAGTGTCTTGATGATGGAGAATAAAGTCATGACCAAAAAAGTGATTGAAAATGTGGGCATCAGAACACCAAAAGGCGATCAGTATACTTCCGTAGACAAAGCCAAAAGTGATTTCGTTTTCTATCAGGGACAATCCATTGTCATCAAGCCTAAGTCGACTAACTTTGGTTTGGGTATCAGTATATTAAAAGACAATCAAGATAAAAAGCTATTCGATAGAGCTGTAGAAATTGCTTTTGAGCATGATAATTCTATTCTCATCGAGGAGTTTGTTACTGGTAAGGAATATCGAATTTTCATCATTAATGATGAGGTGGTTGGTATCCTTCATAGAGTTCCTGCGAATGTTAAGGGTGATGGAAAATCAACAGTAAGAGAGTTAGTCATCGAAAAGAATAAAGATCCACTACGTGGTAAAGGCTATAAGACACCTCTAGAAAAAATTGCTTTAGGTGAAGCAGAGGAAATGTTCTTAAAAACTCAAGGCTACGATTTTGATTACATTCCAAGTAAAGATCAAATAGTCTATTTAAGAGAGAATTCGAATATTTCTACAGGTGGTGATAGTATCGATTATACGGATGATATCCCAGATTCATATAAGCACATTGCCGTCGAAGCAGCGAAAGCCTTAGATGTTAAAATCACAGGTTTAGATATGATGATTGATGATATTCATGAAGAGGCAAGTGAAGATAATTATGCCATCATTGAAATGAATTTCAACCCCGCCATTCATATTCACTGCTATCCATATAAAGGAAAAAACCGAAGATTAAATGCCAAGGTTTTAGAAGCCTTAGGTTACTAA
- a CDS encoding MATE family efflux transporter, which translates to MKKDLTKGNVFRNIITLALPIITSSFLQFAYNFTDMIWVGKLGSDAVAAVGTSAFFLQLCWAISSVFILGTGISVSQEIGAKNNPLAEKISREAFTGIGLIVAIMLVLIQIFPDYLIGFFNLNDPIVEGFAISYLRVAAIGLFFSHAVFLFTSISNSRGDSKTPMKVTMIGVVVNIILDPIFIFVFKFSVIGAAIATVISQILSFGLFYRKSVVHFFGASKFKISFDEIGRITRLGIPSSIQRIVFTVIGIIMARIVAQWGSDAIAAQKIGLQIESMTFMITGGLMGALLSFTGQNYGAKEYKRVNEGYQTAIKIAITFGILMGTLFYIFPEFFVRWFVTEEETVAIGASYLRVIGLSQVFMTVEMVTTGIINGLGKTKIPASINITMTVIRVPMALYLSQEHLFGINGVWMAIAISTVLRAICLSIAYHTVKRKMILSTSI; encoded by the coding sequence ATGAAAAAAGATTTAACTAAGGGTAATGTATTTAGAAATATCATTACGCTTGCGTTACCTATCATTACCTCATCGTTTTTACAATTTGCCTACAATTTTACAGATATGATTTGGGTAGGTAAATTAGGTAGTGATGCAGTAGCAGCTGTAGGGACATCAGCCTTTTTCTTACAGTTATGCTGGGCCATTTCTTCCGTATTTATTTTAGGTACAGGAATTTCTGTTTCCCAAGAAATAGGGGCTAAAAACAATCCTTTGGCTGAAAAAATTAGTAGAGAAGCTTTTACAGGAATTGGTTTGATCGTAGCGATTATGCTAGTTCTTATTCAGATTTTCCCTGATTATTTAATTGGTTTTTTCAACTTAAACGATCCTATTGTAGAAGGATTTGCGATTTCATATTTGAGAGTTGCGGCCATAGGACTATTCTTTTCTCATGCAGTATTTCTTTTTACTTCAATAAGTAATAGCCGAGGCGATAGTAAGACACCAATGAAGGTCACTATGATAGGCGTCGTGGTAAATATTATCCTTGATCCGATTTTCATATTCGTATTCAAATTTAGTGTGATAGGTGCTGCAATCGCTACTGTTATTTCTCAAATATTATCCTTCGGGTTGTTTTATAGAAAGTCAGTTGTACATTTCTTTGGAGCATCAAAATTCAAGATATCTTTTGATGAAATTGGACGTATCACTCGATTAGGTATACCATCTTCTATTCAAAGAATTGTATTTACTGTAATCGGTATCATCATGGCAAGAATTGTGGCGCAATGGGGAAGTGATGCTATTGCTGCTCAGAAAATTGGTCTGCAAATCGAATCTATGACATTTATGATTACAGGTGGTTTAATGGGAGCATTGCTATCATTTACTGGACAGAATTATGGAGCAAAAGAATACAAAAGAGTCAATGAAGGATATCAGACGGCAATAAAAATTGCGATCACCTTTGGGATTTTAATGGGGACATTGTTTTACATTTTCCCCGAATTCTTTGTACGATGGTTTGTTACCGAAGAGGAAACAGTGGCTATTGGAGCAAGTTATTTGAGAGTCATTGGATTATCTCAGGTATTTATGACTGTAGAGATGGTGACAACAGGTATTATCAATGGATTAGGTAAGACAAAAATACCTGCTTCCATAAATATAACCATGACCGTCATCAGGGTGCCTATGGCACTTTATTTATCACAAGAACATCTTTTTGGTATCAACGGCGTTTGGATGGCAATAGCTATCAGTACCGTTTTAAGAGCAATATGCTTAAGCATCGCTTATCATACCGTTAAACGAAAAATGATCTTATCCACTTCCATTTAG
- a CDS encoding GyrI-like domain-containing protein, protein MKFEWRKKEKTIYQPKTKPEIIDVPEYQFIVISGEGNPNSDFFQECIGALYSVAYAIKMTMKKLDNPPSDYIDWTVYPLEGVWDINDEAKKNFNGQLNKDDLVFDLMIRQPDFISKEFFDEILELTKKKKPNPLLEQLRFEKITDGKCIQLLHMGSYDDEPASFELMEQYAGEMKVKRKSKIHREIYLSDFRKVPTEKLKTVLRFQLEE, encoded by the coding sequence ATGAAATTCGAATGGAGAAAAAAAGAAAAAACTATTTATCAACCTAAAACTAAGCCCGAGATTATTGATGTTCCCGAATATCAATTCATTGTAATTAGTGGTGAAGGCAATCCCAATAGTGACTTTTTTCAAGAATGTATCGGAGCCTTATATAGTGTTGCGTATGCTATCAAAATGACCATGAAGAAATTGGACAACCCACCCTCAGATTATATAGATTGGACGGTTTATCCGCTAGAGGGGGTGTGGGATATTAATGATGAAGCAAAAAAGAATTTTAACGGACAATTAAACAAAGACGATTTAGTTTTCGACTTAATGATTCGTCAACCTGATTTCATAAGTAAAGAATTCTTTGATGAAATTTTAGAACTTACTAAAAAGAAAAAGCCAAATCCGTTACTAGAACAATTAAGGTTTGAAAAGATTACTGATGGTAAATGCATCCAATTGTTGCACATGGGTAGTTATGATGATGAACCTGCAAGTTTTGAATTGATGGAACAATACGCAGGGGAGATGAAAGTAAAAAGAAAATCAAAAATACATAGAGAAATTTATTTATCTGATTTTAGAAAAGTGCCTACAGAAAAGTTGAAGACTGTTTTGAGGTTTCAGTTAGAAGAGTAA
- a CDS encoding site-2 protease family protein translates to MFKKTLFAILPKMYWVILLFSSLIYLLGKETSVLFYIGFNIVLFQLSIKLGILIHEIGHLLFAYIVGGSPRRLTLGKGFKIFDFKWKNIRITFNSNFNSGYAHAAFNNTDNIRVKLWFYIAGGLLLNLIVAGILFLLFNFSTEFTEGIHISSLIVITNLLLGISVLIPYSFYYKGQKVDSDGLQIAKIPFKKMEDLIEFSKVNDLLDAYDLMEQKKYEEAVVILEAVKSELNKVTVMYTGLSTCYLKLGETEKALAILEELLPHIEEENLKKFQNIIYNSLGWTYLIMDKLEEANHYSQLAYQLDSKTEDIRGTRGALLIEKGHYLKGINLIKKDVDFNYPNSTTLTNAIYIALGYYLLGKDDKALKYRIFILENLSLLDFDEKYLYERAKNKWEMKIMNSETVE, encoded by the coding sequence ATGTTTAAGAAAACCCTATTTGCCATACTCCCGAAAATGTATTGGGTTATACTACTGTTCTCGAGTTTAATATATCTTTTAGGTAAGGAAACAAGTGTCCTCTTTTATATAGGATTCAACATTGTATTATTTCAATTATCAATAAAGCTTGGCATCTTAATTCATGAAATTGGTCATTTATTATTTGCCTATATAGTAGGTGGAAGTCCAAGAAGATTAACTTTAGGTAAAGGATTCAAGATATTTGATTTTAAATGGAAGAATATAAGAATCACCTTTAATTCTAATTTCAATTCAGGGTATGCACATGCTGCTTTTAATAATACAGATAATATTAGAGTTAAGTTATGGTTTTATATCGCAGGTGGTCTTTTACTAAATCTAATAGTCGCAGGAATTCTATTTTTATTATTCAATTTCTCCACTGAATTTACGGAAGGTATTCATATTTCTTCTTTGATAGTTATTACAAATCTCCTTTTAGGAATTTCTGTATTAATACCCTATAGTTTTTATTATAAAGGACAAAAGGTTGATTCTGATGGATTGCAAATCGCAAAAATTCCATTCAAAAAAATGGAAGACCTAATTGAGTTCAGTAAAGTAAATGATTTATTAGATGCTTACGATCTAATGGAACAAAAGAAATATGAGGAAGCTGTTGTCATTTTAGAAGCAGTAAAAAGTGAATTAAATAAAGTCACTGTTATGTATACAGGTTTAAGTACTTGTTATTTAAAATTGGGAGAGACCGAAAAAGCTTTAGCAATTTTAGAAGAACTTTTACCTCATATTGAAGAGGAAAATTTAAAGAAGTTTCAGAATATTATATACAATAGTCTTGGCTGGACTTATTTGATAATGGACAAATTAGAAGAAGCCAATCACTATTCACAATTGGCTTATCAATTGGACTCGAAAACAGAGGATATAAGAGGAACTAGAGGGGCTTTATTAATCGAAAAAGGACATTATTTAAAGGGGATTAACCTCATAAAAAAGGATGTTGATTTTAATTACCCAAATAGCACTACTTTAACGAATGCTATCTATATCGCTCTAGGTTATTATCTATTAGGTAAAGATGATAAAGCATTAAAATACAGAATATTCATCCTTGAAAATTTATCATTATTAGATTTTGATGAGAAGTATTTATACGAACGAGCTAAAAATAAATGGGAAATGAAAATAATGAATTCTGAAACTGTTGAATAA
- a CDS encoding SulP family inorganic anion transporter → MINKNIKSNFISGFLVFLIALPLCLGIAKASGFPPIAGIYTAVIGGLVVTFLSKAPLAIKGPAAGLIAIAIGAVDELGGDDPILGYKLTLAVIVISGLLQIAMGFAKFGKMGDMFPISVIRGMLAAIGVIIISKQIHVILGVVPSAKSPWGLLAEIPHSILNLNPKVAVIGVLSLALLFVHPLIKNKTVNKLPAPLLILLLAIPLGFVFNLSNEHSYTLGSLDFEISPSQYLVVLPENFFSGITFPDFSQLLSYTSIKYIIMFALVGSIESVLSAKAIDALDPNDRVTNLNKDLVAVGIGNTIAGMIGGLPMISEIVRSSANINAGAKGRMSNFYHGLFLFLFVLLAAAVIKTIPNAALAAMLVFTGLKLASPQEFIKIKNVGFDQLLQFLTTLIVTLWTDLLVGVASGIVLKIVIELVQGVKLNEMFQLNTQVSASKDGLVIKFNGIASFINYLKFKSLIDAQPKNQKIILDFSDCFFIDHTFLNNINNIQNKFTKEGGELIKVGFEKHHFQSQHHLSSRRLVTNPLQENTPEELTKRAQSIKEFAESHNLDFEANLSPSFVRPYLSAFSILSRLRRANNFILGTREHYSFMIFDITYVKADDFSTETTTATIALVFNIAKGGIPDFYTQDKSNFSNLKTKYDMDLMEKSNLTPFNIYGNNEELIDTFFTSDIISLIAEQPYRIECKRREMLIHKEWGLLSEGKSMEYMLSFVDNLGNEVVKKRFEEAQV, encoded by the coding sequence ATGATTAACAAGAACATAAAGTCTAACTTCATCTCAGGCTTTTTAGTATTTCTAATTGCGCTACCTCTTTGTTTAGGAATTGCAAAAGCAAGTGGGTTTCCACCCATCGCGGGTATATACACTGCAGTTATAGGAGGATTAGTTGTTACTTTTTTATCTAAAGCACCACTAGCCATCAAAGGTCCTGCAGCAGGACTAATTGCTATTGCCATCGGAGCTGTGGATGAATTGGGAGGAGATGATCCTATCTTAGGTTACAAACTTACTTTAGCAGTTATCGTTATCTCAGGCTTACTTCAAATAGCCATGGGGTTTGCAAAATTTGGTAAAATGGGTGACATGTTCCCCATATCAGTGATTAGAGGCATGCTTGCTGCAATTGGTGTGATCATCATTAGTAAGCAAATACATGTTATTTTAGGTGTGGTTCCTTCAGCAAAATCACCTTGGGGACTTTTGGCAGAAATACCACATAGTATTCTGAATTTAAATCCTAAAGTTGCCGTCATTGGTGTACTAAGCTTAGCTTTATTATTTGTACATCCATTGATAAAAAATAAGACAGTAAATAAACTACCTGCCCCCCTATTAATATTGTTATTAGCTATTCCATTAGGATTTGTATTTAATTTATCAAATGAACATAGTTATACACTTGGATCTTTAGATTTCGAAATTTCACCGTCACAATATTTAGTAGTTCTCCCTGAGAACTTTTTTAGTGGCATTACTTTTCCAGATTTCTCTCAATTATTAAGTTATACATCTATCAAGTATATCATTATGTTTGCTTTGGTGGGTAGTATAGAATCTGTACTAAGTGCCAAGGCGATTGATGCTTTAGATCCTAACGATAGAGTGACCAACCTTAATAAAGATTTGGTTGCTGTAGGTATTGGTAATACAATAGCCGGAATGATTGGTGGTTTACCTATGATCTCTGAAATTGTAAGAAGTTCTGCCAATATTAATGCTGGAGCAAAAGGAAGAATGAGTAACTTCTACCATGGTTTGTTCCTTTTCTTATTTGTATTATTGGCTGCAGCAGTTATTAAAACTATACCAAATGCAGCGTTAGCGGCTATGCTAGTATTTACAGGTTTAAAATTAGCTTCTCCACAAGAGTTTATAAAAATAAAGAATGTTGGTTTTGATCAACTATTACAGTTCCTTACTACATTGATTGTTACTCTATGGACGGATCTACTTGTTGGTGTAGCTTCTGGTATAGTATTAAAGATAGTTATAGAACTTGTACAGGGTGTTAAACTGAATGAAATGTTCCAGTTGAATACTCAGGTTTCTGCAAGCAAAGATGGTTTGGTGATTAAATTTAACGGTATTGCCTCTTTTATCAATTATCTAAAATTCAAATCACTTATTGATGCTCAACCAAAGAATCAAAAAATAATATTAGATTTTAGTGATTGTTTCTTTATTGACCATACATTTTTGAATAACATCAACAATATTCAGAATAAGTTTACTAAAGAAGGTGGTGAGTTAATAAAGGTCGGATTTGAAAAGCATCACTTCCAATCTCAGCATCACCTATCTTCAAGAAGATTAGTCACTAATCCTTTACAAGAGAATACTCCTGAAGAATTAACTAAAAGAGCACAATCTATTAAGGAATTTGCTGAATCTCATAATCTTGATTTCGAGGCCAACCTAAGCCCTTCTTTTGTTCGACCTTACTTAAGTGCATTTTCTATCCTTTCGAGATTAAGAAGAGCCAATAATTTCATCTTAGGTACAAGAGAACATTATAGCTTCATGATATTCGATATCACATATGTTAAAGCAGATGATTTCTCTACAGAAACAACTACTGCAACTATCGCTTTGGTCTTTAATATTGCAAAAGGTGGTATTCCTGATTTCTATACCCAGGATAAAAGTAATTTTTCTAACTTAAAGACGAAATATGATATGGATTTGATGGAGAAATCTAATCTCACGCCTTTCAATATTTACGGCAATAATGAGGAACTTATTGATACTTTCTTCACATCAGATATTATTTCTTTAATCGCAGAACAACCTTATAGAATTGAATGTAAACGTCGTGAGATGTTGATTCATAAAGAATGGGGCTTGTTATCAGAAGGTAAATCGATGGAATACATGTTATCGTTTGTCGATAACCTAGGTAATGAAGTCGTTAAGAAAAGATTTGAAGAAGCTCAAGTATAA
- a CDS encoding PH domain-containing protein, giving the protein MQAHSEIVQSAEFNPKIKAYMFTYGAVLLLISFIGIPLLPFWILGLGQYISHSYYKNIKCNLTSKHLEFKKGMMFKVEKTIPLENIQDLTFIENPLLRIFDLRILKIETAGQSNPQGSDMKLVGIVNTQDFKDKVLEQRALLKNESKVEKVTEVSNDSQVVELLTEIKDLLKEMKNEK; this is encoded by the coding sequence ATGCAAGCACACTCTGAAATCGTACAATCGGCGGAATTTAACCCTAAGATTAAAGCCTATATGTTTACCTATGGAGCAGTACTTCTGCTAATATCATTTATTGGTATTCCATTACTTCCTTTTTGGATTTTAGGTTTAGGACAATATATAAGTCACAGTTACTATAAGAATATCAAATGCAATCTAACTTCTAAGCATCTTGAATTTAAAAAAGGGATGATGTTCAAAGTTGAAAAAACCATTCCGCTTGAAAACATTCAAGATCTCACCTTCATAGAAAACCCATTACTAAGGATATTTGATCTTCGTATTCTAAAAATCGAAACAGCTGGACAAAGTAATCCTCAAGGGAGTGATATGAAATTGGTGGGTATTGTAAATACTCAAGATTTTAAAGATAAAGTTTTGGAACAAAGGGCTTTATTGAAAAATGAAAGTAAAGTAGAAAAAGTTACTGAAGTATCCAATGACTCTCAAGTTGTGGAGTTATTGACAGAGATAAAAGATCTTTTGAAAGAAATGAAAAATGAGAAATGA
- a CDS encoding DUF2652 domain-containing protein: MKSFLFLPDISGFTEFIQSTEAEHSQHVIQELLTILIQSNILDLELAEVEGDALFFYKEEVPTLEKIMAQVEHMYTAFYSHLELLKNNRICPCNACLTAPNLELKIIVHCGDIQFINLQGKRKPFGTEVIQLHRLLKNSVDSNNYVLFTSNIQEDVGLADNYKSKLFQFESGSDIHDGEELKYVYSTINKEELQLKPYSFAHKVQPKGSPTFTIDLEFDVPKLKVMEYVTNYKYRHEWSIGVDAYEFNENEVTREGSEHVCIINGKHLNFVTITKDAPAGINVYGESTEAVGPVKAVQNFYLFKTINDNRTKVTIEVYITPKNFFNSIFIALVLKRVFKKTTLKNFLNLKRILEQS; the protein is encoded by the coding sequence ATGAAATCTTTTCTCTTTCTTCCTGATATTTCTGGCTTCACCGAATTCATTCAAAGTACAGAGGCAGAACATAGTCAGCATGTTATTCAAGAATTACTCACTATTCTTATTCAGTCGAATATACTCGATTTAGAGTTAGCTGAAGTAGAAGGAGATGCTTTGTTTTTTTATAAGGAAGAAGTGCCTACATTAGAAAAAATAATGGCACAAGTGGAACATATGTACACTGCATTTTATTCTCACTTGGAACTTCTTAAAAATAATAGAATTTGTCCATGTAACGCTTGCCTTACTGCTCCAAACTTGGAACTGAAAATAATAGTGCATTGTGGCGATATTCAGTTTATCAATTTACAAGGAAAAAGAAAGCCATTTGGAACGGAAGTAATACAGCTACACAGACTTTTAAAAAATTCAGTAGATAGCAATAATTATGTGTTGTTTACATCAAATATTCAGGAGGATGTTGGATTGGCCGATAATTATAAGAGTAAATTATTTCAGTTTGAATCAGGAAGTGATATTCATGATGGAGAGGAATTGAAATATGTATATTCAACTATCAATAAGGAAGAATTACAACTCAAACCTTATTCATTTGCCCATAAAGTTCAGCCTAAGGGGTCGCCAACATTTACTATCGATTTAGAATTTGATGTCCCAAAACTAAAAGTGATGGAATATGTGACCAATTACAAATACCGTCATGAATGGTCGATAGGAGTAGATGCTTATGAATTTAATGAAAATGAGGTCACTCGTGAAGGTTCAGAACATGTGTGTATTATCAATGGCAAGCATCTCAATTTTGTGACAATCACAAAAGATGCTCCTGCAGGGATTAATGTGTATGGAGAATCTACAGAAGCAGTTGGACCAGTAAAAGCGGTACAAAACTTCTATTTATTTAAAACTATCAACGACAATAGGACAAAAGTAACTATTGAAGTTTACATAACGCCTAAAAACTTTTTTAATAGTATATTCATTGCGTTAGTTTTGAAAAGAGTATTTAAAAAAACTACGCTAAAGAACTTTTTGAATTTGAAAAGGATATTAGAGCAATCATAA
- a CDS encoding HAD family hydrolase, which yields MQNIKVIAFDADDTLWINEPFFREFEENYFKVLSKYLPEEELKKQLFDLVIHNISLYGYGTRGLSLSMIEGAVTFTNGKVTSDEILQIIELGKKMLKNPIELLDGVIETLEYLKGKYRLVVATKGDLLEQESKVKKSNLEKYFHHIEIVSEKTPEEYSKLIKHLDVEPSEFLMIGNSLKSDIVPVLELGGNAYHVPFHTTWAHEMIDHEIETSNQFKVLNNIADIKNIL from the coding sequence ATGCAAAATATTAAAGTAATCGCTTTTGATGCCGATGATACCTTATGGATTAACGAGCCTTTCTTTAGAGAGTTCGAAGAAAATTATTTTAAAGTGTTATCAAAATATCTTCCTGAAGAAGAATTAAAGAAACAACTTTTTGATTTAGTGATTCATAACATATCACTTTATGGCTATGGAACAAGAGGACTATCTCTTTCTATGATCGAAGGTGCGGTGACGTTTACCAATGGAAAAGTAACTTCTGATGAGATTTTGCAAATCATCGAATTAGGAAAAAAAATGCTTAAGAATCCTATCGAATTACTTGATGGTGTGATAGAGACTTTAGAATACCTAAAAGGAAAATACCGATTGGTAGTGGCTACTAAAGGTGATCTTTTGGAACAAGAGAGTAAGGTAAAAAAATCGAATTTAGAAAAATATTTTCACCATATTGAGATTGTATCAGAAAAAACACCCGAAGAGTATAGTAAGTTAATTAAACATTTAGATGTAGAACCGTCTGAATTTTTAATGATCGGCAACTCTTTAAAATCTGATATTGTCCCTGTGTTAGAATTAGGAGGAAATGCATATCATGTTCCTTTCCATACTACTTGGGCACACGAAATGATTGATCACGAAATTGAAACTTCAAATCAGTTTAAGGTCCTAAACAACATTGCTGATATCAAAAATATTCTTTAG